The genomic region CCAGGGGGACGAACCGTGCAAGGGCGGCACCGCCGCCGGATCGCAGCGCGTCCAGCGTGATCGCCCGGTCGAGCGTAAACGGGCCGCTGCGATAGCGGCGCAGCGATTCGAGGTGGGCACCGCACCGGAGTGTCCGGCCGATGTCGTGCGCGAGCGATCGGACGTAGAAACCCGCGGAGGTCTCCAGGCGAAGCGACAGCCTGGCCCCCTCACGGCCCGTCACCTGCAGTTCGTGCACGGTCACCGGCACGGGCGTCGCGCGAACTTCCACGCGGCGACGGGCGAGGGTGTACGCCGGCACGCCGCCGATCTTCTTGGCGGAATAGGGTGGCGGCGTCTGCTCGAATCGGCCGATGAACCGGCCGGCCACGGCCGCGATTTCCTCGCCGGTGATCGCCAGGACCGTTTCGTCAGGCGCCGGGGCGCCGACGGGTTCTCCGGCCGCGTCGTACGTGTCGGTCGCGATGCCGAGCCGCACGACCGCCTCGTACCCTTTCGTCCCACCGGTCAGGAACTGCGCGAGCCGGGTGGCCTGTCCGATCACCAGCGCCAGGACGCCGGTCGCCAGCGGGTCAAGCGTGCCGGTGTGTCCGACCCGTCGGATTCCCAGCGCCCGCCGCGCCTCGGCGACGACGTCGTGCGAGGTCGGCCCTTGCGGTTTGTCGACGACCAGGACGCCGGAAAAAGGCGTCGGGAGCCTTTTTCCCGGGGCAGTCATGGGGAAACAGGCTCCCGACCCCTTTTTCCGGCGCGCCAGATCTCGGCCAGCAGCTTCTCGATGATCGGCTCGCGCACGCCGGCGATCTGGCCCGCGACGCTGAACCCGGCGGCGTTCTTGTGGCCGCCGCCGCCGTACTGCACCGCGACGGCGCGCACGTCCACGTCGTACTTCGAGCGCATGCTGACCCGGACCAGACCGGGCTCCAGCGATTTGAAGAAGACCACCGCCTGGATCTCGCGCGCGGTGAGCGGAAGGTTGATCAGCCCCTCGGTGTCGTTCAGCGTGCTGTCGGCGCGGTCCAGCATCTCCTGCGTCAGGCAGATGGCGGCGAGCCGCCCGTGATCGTGCATCTCCATCGAGTCGAGCAGGCTTCCGATCAGTTTCAGCTTGCCGAGGCTGTTGCTGTCGAACACGCGCCGCGCCATCGACGCCGGGTTGACGCCCGCTTCCGTCACCTTGCGGCAGATTTCGAACGTTCGGGGGGTAATGTTCGAGTGGTGGAACGACCCGGTGTCGGTGAGGATGGCGAGGTAGATGTGCGTCGCGATCTCCGGCGTCAGCTCGACACCCAGCTCCTCGATGATCAGGAACACCAGCTCGCCGCACGCCGATGCGGACTCGTCGAACCAGTTGATCGCGCCGAAGCTCGTGTTGCCGACGTGGTGGTCGATGTTGATGACGAACGACTGCCCGAGCCCCTCCACGCCGGTGCGCTTCAGGTCTCCGCACTCCATGATGATCTCGGCGTCGAAGGCGCCCCACGCCGGATCCACCCGGTCGCTGATCGTGATCCCGTCCACGCCGGGGAATTCGTAGTAGTGCTCCGGCGGCGCGTCCCGGTTGACGATGCGCACGTCCTTGCCGAGGGCGCGCAGCGCGCAGGCCATCGCGAGCTGCGAGCCGATGGAGTCTCCGTCCGGGCGTGCGTGAGAGGAAATCAGGAACCGCCGCCGCCGTCGGATCTCGTCGCGGATGGCCGCGACGGGGTGGGGGACGAGGGCATTCATTCCTGGTCCTTGTCTTCCCGGTGGAGGTCCTGGATGGCGCGCTCGATCCGGTCTCCGCGCTCGATGCTCTCGTCGAAGAAGAATTCCAGCTCCGGCACGCGGCGGAGCTGCAGCCGCTGGCCCACCTGCCGGCGCAGGAACGGTGTCGCGCGGTCCAGCGCGCGGGCGGTCTCGGCGCGTGCCGTGTCGTCGCCCATCGTCGTGTAGTACGCGCGCGCGGTCTGCAGGTCGGGCGTGACCTTGACGTGCGTGATCGTGATGAACCCGATGCCCGGGTCCTTCACCTGGCGCATGATGAGATCGCTCAGTTCGTGCCGGATCGCGTCGCCCACGCGCGCGGGACGGGAGCCTTGCGCCATCAGGTGAGAAACTCCATGTGCGTTGCGGTGATCACGCCCGGCCCGAGGCGCTCGACCTCGTCGGCCACCGCGGCGAGCGCGCGATCGACCGCTTCGGTGGACTCGCCGATCGTGACAACCCCGAGCGTCGCACGCTGCCAGAGGTTCTGGTGGTCGACCTCCGCGACGGCGATGTTGAACTTCTTCAGCCGGTCCTTCACGCTGCGCAGCACCACGCGCTTGTCCTTCAGCGACTGCGCGTGAGGGATGTGCAGCTCGAGGGTAAGAAGACCTACCGTCAAGGCAGAATA from Acidobacteriota bacterium harbors:
- the truB gene encoding tRNA pseudouridine(55) synthase TruB, yielding MTAPGKRLPTPFSGVLVVDKPQGPTSHDVVAEARRALGIRRVGHTGTLDPLATGVLALVIGQATRLAQFLTGGTKGYEAVVRLGIATDTYDAAGEPVGAPAPDETVLAITGEEIAAVAGRFIGRFEQTPPPYSAKKIGGVPAYTLARRRVEVRATPVPVTVHELQVTGREGARLSLRLETSAGFYVRSLAHDIGRTLRCGAHLESLRRYRSGPFTLDRAITLDALRSGGGAALARFVPLEDLLPELPVFELSEAGTRRACHGNALGPSDGRSREGMIAPEGALSRLFSADGRLVALARTTPGGSLQPVVVLS
- a CDS encoding bifunctional oligoribonuclease/PAP phosphatase NrnA, encoding MNALVPHPVAAIRDEIRRRRRFLISSHARPDGDSIGSQLAMACALRALGKDVRIVNRDAPPEHYYEFPGVDGITISDRVDPAWGAFDAEIIMECGDLKRTGVEGLGQSFVINIDHHVGNTSFGAINWFDESASACGELVFLIIEELGVELTPEIATHIYLAILTDTGSFHHSNITPRTFEICRKVTEAGVNPASMARRVFDSNSLGKLKLIGSLLDSMEMHDHGRLAAICLTQEMLDRADSTLNDTEGLINLPLTAREIQAVVFFKSLEPGLVRVSMRSKYDVDVRAVAVQYGGGGHKNAAGFSVAGQIAGVREPIIEKLLAEIWRAGKRGREPVSP
- the rbfA gene encoding 30S ribosome-binding factor RbfA, which codes for MAQGSRPARVGDAIRHELSDLIMRQVKDPGIGFITITHVKVTPDLQTARAYYTTMGDDTARAETARALDRATPFLRRQVGQRLQLRRVPELEFFFDESIERGDRIERAIQDLHREDKDQE
- a CDS encoding DUF503 domain-containing protein, yielding MTVGLLTLELHIPHAQSLKDKRVVLRSVKDRLKKFNIAVAEVDHQNLWQRATLGVVTIGESTEAVDRALAAVADEVERLGPGVITATHMEFLT